A window of Fragaria vesca subsp. vesca linkage group LG7, FraVesHawaii_1.0, whole genome shotgun sequence contains these coding sequences:
- the LOC101291182 gene encoding 60S acidic ribosomal protein P1-2-like: protein MSTGEIACSYAAMILHDDGIPITAEKIATLLKSANVNVEAFWPNLFAKLAEKKDLGELTMNVGCGGGAAAPVGMAAPAAAAATAAAPAAEEKKPEPEEESDDDMGISLFD, encoded by the exons ATGTCGACCGGTGAAATTGCTTGCTCCTACGCCGCCATGATTCTTCATGATGACGGCATCCCAATCACT GCTGAGAAGATTGCTACTTTGCTCAAATCTGCAAATGTGAACGTGGAAGCATTCTGGCCCAACCTCTTTGCCAAGCTTGCAGAGAAGAAGGATCTCGGTGAACTCACCATGAATGTTGGATGTGGTGGTGGCGCTGCGGCTCCTGTTGGTATGGCTGCTCCGGCCGCCGCCGCCGCCACTGCTGCTGCTCCTGCTGCTGAGGAGAAGAAG CCTGAACCAGAGGAAGAAAGTGATGATGACATGGGTATCAGCTTGTTTGACTAG